A single window of Rubripirellula lacrimiformis DNA harbors:
- a CDS encoding efflux RND transporter permease subunit, producing the protein MLDSIIRFSLRYRFLVLVISIVVLVYGSFLATQMPIDVFPDLDRPRVVIITEAPGLATEEVETLVTQPIEIALMGASGVQAVRSQSTAGLNVIYIEFDWSTEIRSARQTVQERLATLEGILPDGIRPQMTPPSSIMGQIVVAGLYRQNGPNGGRLSQIGKTRMIAEWVDPGEGQPDIEVWNPIDRHDVSSWQKVQPVSIHWTEDPRQESPDERLVDNGSNPTSFAGTPPEPPQRIGTATIKIDQTTHQAHFHTDAKQQLELRTIADWIIRPRLLKVTGVAEVFMLGGDRKQYQILIDPTALLQYDVTVQDVELALRQSNINTSGGFAVTGETERPIRILGRLGSLSQSVIDDLKKVPVGNNPKRSVLLEQVARVTEGPQFKRGDGSVDGRPGIVFTIVKQPHVDTRKLTDNIAEAFREVETSLPADVIVNSELFRLKNFIDRGIFNVAEALAIGATLVIIVLFLFLLNFRTTFITLTAIPLSLVLTTLVFRVIGFISGNELSINVMTLGGIAVAMGELVDDAIVDVENIFRRLRQNHNLPIEDQKSSIVIVFEASREVRSSIVFGTGVVILSFLPLFALSGVEGRLFTPLGFAYIVSILASFVVSMTVTPVLSYYLLPTSGATHRQGDGFLLGGMKRLATPLIRTSMAIPRTLLILTWIAVAVSAWQMSQLGKNFLPPFDEGSIQVNVTLPPGSSLQASNQVSRAIDSVFRSMQKSNDQPDGEILHFVRRTGRAEMDEHASPVHFGEYILSMNPASSTDREEVLSRLRQRISIEAPGVDIEVEQPLAHLISHMISGVYAQIAIKIHGDDLDTLQQIAEQVKGSIQDVPGITPPIVEPIRETPELHIELRGDDLALHGLTRKYVADVLQTALQGEVVSQVLEGQRRFDLMVRLEEEYRTDYANLDRIRIDLPHIPGQTERGQIELREVADVTQGTGPNSINRENARRRIVIRCNTEGRDLAGSVNEIKQRIANQIDLPIGYFIEYGGQFESQQRATKLIFLLAGLSVAGMFVVLLILFPSVRIVLQILNALPTAFVGGVAALVITQQSLTVASLVGFISLGGIAVRNGILLVTHYFHLMNQEGEDFTPGMVVRGSLERLAPVLMTALTAGIGLIPLVVGGQEPGREILYPVATVILGGLTTSTFCEFLIHPGLFWKFSGKDAARLAKQPSKEDELAMP; encoded by the coding sequence ATGCTTGATTCCATCATTCGATTTTCGCTTCGCTATCGATTTCTGGTCCTTGTGATCAGCATCGTCGTGTTGGTGTATGGATCGTTCCTGGCCACGCAGATGCCGATCGATGTCTTTCCGGACCTTGACCGCCCCCGCGTCGTCATCATCACCGAGGCCCCCGGTTTGGCGACCGAGGAAGTCGAAACGCTGGTGACGCAGCCGATCGAGATTGCGTTGATGGGCGCAAGCGGCGTCCAGGCCGTACGCAGCCAATCCACCGCTGGGCTGAACGTCATCTACATCGAATTCGATTGGTCGACCGAGATTCGATCGGCCCGGCAAACCGTTCAAGAACGTCTAGCGACCCTAGAAGGCATCCTGCCCGATGGCATTCGCCCCCAGATGACCCCGCCGTCGTCGATCATGGGACAGATTGTGGTCGCGGGGCTGTATCGCCAAAACGGGCCCAACGGCGGTCGACTTTCGCAGATCGGCAAGACCCGAATGATCGCCGAATGGGTCGATCCAGGCGAAGGCCAACCCGACATCGAAGTATGGAACCCGATCGATCGGCATGACGTTTCAAGCTGGCAAAAAGTCCAACCGGTCAGCATTCATTGGACCGAAGACCCGCGTCAGGAAAGTCCTGATGAACGCCTCGTCGACAACGGATCCAATCCAACATCATTCGCGGGCACCCCACCGGAACCACCGCAACGAATCGGCACGGCGACGATCAAAATTGATCAAACAACGCATCAAGCCCACTTCCATACCGATGCCAAACAGCAACTAGAACTGCGCACCATCGCCGATTGGATCATTCGGCCGCGACTGCTGAAAGTGACCGGCGTCGCGGAAGTGTTCATGTTGGGTGGCGACCGCAAGCAGTACCAAATTCTGATCGATCCAACCGCGTTGTTGCAGTACGACGTGACGGTCCAAGACGTCGAACTCGCTCTGCGTCAAAGCAACATCAACACCAGCGGTGGATTCGCCGTCACGGGCGAAACCGAACGCCCCATCCGAATTCTTGGACGACTGGGATCGCTGTCGCAATCCGTCATCGACGATCTAAAGAAGGTCCCGGTCGGCAACAACCCCAAGCGATCGGTGCTGCTTGAACAGGTGGCTCGCGTTACCGAAGGGCCACAATTCAAACGCGGGGATGGCAGCGTTGATGGGCGGCCGGGCATCGTGTTTACCATCGTCAAGCAACCGCACGTTGATACTCGCAAACTGACCGACAACATCGCAGAGGCATTTCGCGAGGTCGAAACCTCGTTGCCGGCCGACGTGATCGTCAACAGCGAACTGTTCCGATTGAAGAACTTTATCGACCGTGGCATTTTCAATGTTGCCGAGGCGCTGGCGATCGGTGCCACGCTGGTCATCATCGTACTGTTTCTATTCCTGTTGAACTTTCGGACAACGTTCATCACCCTGACCGCCATCCCCTTGTCACTGGTGTTGACGACGTTGGTGTTCCGCGTGATTGGGTTCATCAGCGGGAACGAATTGTCAATCAATGTGATGACGTTGGGCGGCATTGCGGTGGCGATGGGCGAATTGGTCGACGACGCGATCGTCGATGTCGAGAACATTTTTCGCCGGCTTCGACAGAATCACAACTTGCCCATCGAGGACCAAAAATCATCGATCGTCATTGTCTTCGAAGCGAGCCGAGAAGTTCGCAGTTCCATCGTGTTCGGCACCGGCGTCGTGATTTTGTCTTTCTTGCCATTGTTCGCATTGTCGGGTGTGGAGGGGCGACTGTTCACGCCACTGGGTTTTGCATACATCGTTTCCATCCTGGCATCGTTCGTTGTATCCATGACCGTCACGCCGGTGTTGTCGTACTATTTGTTGCCGACCTCTGGCGCGACTCACCGCCAAGGCGATGGGTTCTTGCTTGGCGGAATGAAACGTCTCGCGACACCGTTGATCCGAACCAGCATGGCGATTCCCCGCACACTGTTGATCCTGACTTGGATTGCCGTGGCCGTGTCCGCGTGGCAGATGTCGCAGCTTGGCAAGAACTTTCTTCCCCCCTTTGACGAGGGCAGCATTCAAGTCAACGTGACCCTACCACCAGGGTCGTCGCTGCAGGCGTCCAATCAGGTATCCCGAGCGATCGATTCGGTATTTCGATCGATGCAGAAGAGCAACGATCAACCCGACGGCGAGATCCTGCACTTCGTTCGTCGAACCGGTCGCGCTGAAATGGACGAACACGCATCGCCAGTCCATTTTGGCGAATACATCCTAAGCATGAATCCGGCGTCATCGACCGATCGCGAGGAAGTTCTATCGCGGCTACGGCAACGGATCAGCATCGAAGCCCCAGGCGTTGACATCGAAGTCGAACAACCGCTGGCCCATTTGATCAGCCATATGATTTCGGGCGTCTATGCCCAGATCGCGATCAAAATTCACGGCGACGATCTCGATACCCTGCAACAGATCGCCGAACAGGTGAAGGGTTCGATCCAAGACGTCCCTGGGATCACGCCGCCGATCGTTGAACCCATCCGCGAAACACCAGAGTTGCATATTGAACTGCGTGGCGATGATCTGGCACTTCACGGGCTGACCCGCAAATACGTTGCCGACGTGCTGCAAACTGCATTGCAAGGCGAAGTGGTTTCGCAAGTGCTGGAAGGGCAACGCCGATTTGACCTGATGGTGCGACTCGAAGAGGAGTATCGGACCGACTATGCCAATTTGGATCGGATCCGCATTGACCTGCCACATATCCCAGGTCAGACCGAGCGTGGGCAGATCGAACTGCGTGAAGTCGCCGATGTCACCCAGGGCACAGGCCCCAATTCAATCAACCGCGAAAATGCACGCCGTCGCATCGTCATCCGATGCAATACCGAAGGACGTGATTTGGCCGGTTCCGTCAACGAAATCAAACAACGCATCGCTAACCAGATTGATTTGCCGATCGGCTACTTCATCGAATACGGAGGCCAGTTCGAAAGCCAACAACGAGCGACGAAGCTGATCTTCTTGTTGGCGGGTCTGTCCGTCGCAGGCATGTTTGTGGTGCTGTTGATCCTGTTTCCGTCCGTGCGGATCGTGTTGCAAATCCTGAACGCGTTACCGACCGCTTTTGTCGGCGGCGTAGCCGCCTTGGTCATCACTCAGCAAAGCCTGACGGTGGCCAGTCTGGTCGGATTCATTTCGTTGGGAGGGATCGCGGTTCGCAATGGCATTCTACTAGTGACCCACTACTTCCATTTGATGAATCAAGAAGGCGAGGACTTCACACCCGGCATGGTGGTGCGTGGTAGCCTGGAACGGCTTGCACCCGTGTTGATGACAGCCCTAACGGCCGGGATTGGATTGATCCCGCTGGTCGTGGGCGGGCAAGAACCTGGGCGTGAGATCCTGTATCCGGTGGCGACCGTCATCTTGGGCGGCTTAACCACGTCGACGTTTTGTGAATTCTTGATCCACCCCGGACTGTTCTGGAAATTCAGCGGCAAAGACGCCGCACGACTTGCCAAGCAACCGTCCAAGGAGGACGAACTAGCCATGCCTTGA
- a CDS encoding C40 family peptidase, with protein sequence MKINPMQINPMTTTRSFFLLLMLAGSVGLTGCKQNATDAVTTDQHEHDHADDGSHDHDVAGHAHGIGPHQGVIADWGGGKYHVEFTVDHDQQQATVYVLGGDESTATPIDAESIELRIKDPEMTVTLAPSPQEQDPAGTASRFVGTHEKLGVVQEYEGTMTGLIDGTPYSGDFKEEAHDH encoded by the coding sequence ATGAAGATCAATCCGATGCAGATCAATCCAATGACCACCACCCGATCGTTTTTCTTACTGCTGATGCTCGCTGGTTCTGTTGGCCTAACGGGCTGCAAACAAAACGCGACGGATGCTGTCACGACCGACCAACATGAACACGATCATGCCGACGACGGCTCGCACGATCATGACGTGGCCGGCCACGCTCATGGAATCGGGCCTCACCAGGGTGTGATCGCCGACTGGGGCGGCGGCAAGTATCACGTCGAGTTCACCGTCGATCACGACCAGCAACAGGCAACCGTCTATGTATTGGGCGGCGACGAATCCACGGCCACGCCGATCGACGCCGAATCGATCGAACTGCGAATCAAGGATCCCGAAATGACGGTAACGTTAGCCCCATCGCCACAGGAACAAGATCCCGCTGGCACAGCATCGCGTTTCGTTGGCACCCACGAAAAACTTGGCGTGGTGCAGGAATACGAAGGGACGATGACAGGTCTGATCGACGGAACTCCGTACTCCGGAGACTTCAAAGAAGAAGCCCACGACCACTAG
- a CDS encoding hybrid sensor histidine kinase/response regulator, which translates to MSRRQAKLGFRSMHVGIPLVYQFRRRTVAIAALILLSGFAFPGSVLGHDVDDTLAETLNELTQTRNAHPDRSHAFDIEAQLVFETREWNRFRVIEGLRSDWCVAPTEYRQRLMGARLGDRLRIRGTSSPNTTILNCTYVELLGRGDVDSLMTVPAIDGGVANLSRYVVHTGVVKNVFVSPRLIRLDLKDPQRLLSIYVGFAMPIEELRTLLGATVTVTGVMETNPQASPLSESPVRILSMSPEQLQIQEPADPASIQQRKYETGQITYIGEDYVLTDGSRIQTIDSPRLQVGGRIEYSVTPTDSNEPGGEAKWISTGLASTFPAAVATRASDIIDRELMFHRVRTQGRVRSIDFSDHAAQLKLDDEGTNFSAWITPRNLAVPIREQFSGIEAGDWVQLTGTVDSPTALQTGEPFLLRIDRTSDIVVASRLVQLESRTVALMLLGFGALASTAFFWQRSLRHQVRMATEELRSLNARIMAATRAVRDGILVLDLDNRVAQVDEDIQAIFGNQIAVGDGADRTLRCVLLSRFADSQDFHEFWDQSFRDPTLTAAREFQSVHPTGWLSVYTAPVVDTNDRHLGRIVTFEDISKKKQIEEEYLQSQKISAIGRLAGGVAHDFNNALQVIGARLELLSSLGADDDRIREHSQAATMAVDKASEMNRQLLTFSRRTTIESKTLCTANLIQETAEMLRNTFQANINFRVSIAPDLWPVESNAAQLQQVLINLCFNARDAAKHAVGTIELSAINTVREGIGECVQISVTDDGVGIAAETLRHVFEPFFTTKAVGEGTGLGLSTSLSVVEQLGGRMTCQSDLGKGTRMDVHLPRSKRSVEEVPIESAKPQPTAARSQRILLVDDDEAVRKSTSLLLTNLGHEAHVANGGKQTLSILEDDSNFDFILLDLTMPDMSGRETLIEIRRRLPDMRVIICSGFSDDASHIMETDALRADAFLSKPFRIRDFQKLIDSLASLDQSIA; encoded by the coding sequence ATGTCGCGTCGACAAGCCAAGCTTGGGTTTCGATCCATGCATGTGGGCATTCCACTGGTGTACCAATTCCGCCGCCGAACCGTCGCGATCGCAGCTTTGATTCTGTTGTCAGGTTTCGCATTTCCTGGCTCGGTGCTGGGACACGACGTGGACGATACGCTTGCGGAAACGTTGAACGAGCTGACCCAGACTCGCAACGCCCATCCAGACCGATCACACGCGTTTGACATTGAAGCGCAGCTGGTTTTCGAAACCCGTGAATGGAACCGATTTCGGGTCATTGAAGGACTTCGCAGCGATTGGTGCGTAGCGCCGACAGAGTATCGCCAGCGATTGATGGGTGCGCGACTGGGGGACCGCCTGCGGATTCGCGGAACCAGTTCACCGAACACGACGATTCTGAATTGCACCTATGTGGAGTTGCTGGGTCGCGGCGATGTGGATTCATTGATGACCGTTCCGGCGATTGACGGCGGCGTAGCGAACCTAAGCCGCTACGTCGTCCACACGGGAGTCGTCAAGAACGTCTTCGTTAGCCCGCGATTGATTCGCCTAGACCTGAAGGACCCTCAGCGTCTGCTATCGATCTACGTTGGCTTCGCGATGCCGATCGAGGAACTTCGGACGTTGTTGGGGGCGACGGTGACCGTTACCGGCGTGATGGAAACGAATCCGCAGGCTTCGCCGCTAAGCGAGTCTCCGGTGCGCATCCTGTCGATGTCGCCCGAACAGTTACAGATCCAAGAACCAGCCGACCCAGCATCGATCCAACAGCGGAAGTACGAAACCGGTCAGATCACATACATCGGCGAAGACTACGTGTTGACGGACGGATCTCGAATCCAAACCATCGACAGTCCCAGGCTTCAAGTCGGCGGCAGGATTGAGTATTCGGTCACCCCCACCGATTCCAACGAACCGGGTGGCGAAGCAAAATGGATCTCGACGGGGCTAGCGTCAACTTTCCCTGCCGCCGTCGCGACTCGTGCTTCGGACATCATCGACCGCGAATTGATGTTCCACCGCGTCCGCACCCAAGGACGGGTACGATCGATCGATTTCAGCGACCATGCCGCTCAGCTAAAACTGGACGACGAAGGCACCAATTTTTCGGCTTGGATCACGCCTCGCAATCTGGCAGTTCCGATTCGGGAACAATTCTCCGGGATCGAAGCTGGCGATTGGGTTCAACTGACCGGAACGGTCGACTCCCCAACAGCCCTGCAAACCGGCGAACCCTTCCTGCTGCGGATTGATCGTACCAGCGACATCGTGGTCGCGTCCCGCTTGGTCCAACTGGAATCCAGGACCGTTGCCTTGATGCTGCTGGGATTCGGCGCATTGGCGTCGACGGCGTTTTTCTGGCAACGAAGCCTGCGACATCAAGTTCGGATGGCGACCGAAGAACTACGTTCCCTGAACGCTCGCATCATGGCGGCCACACGGGCGGTGCGGGACGGCATATTGGTGCTGGACCTGGACAACCGTGTCGCCCAGGTGGACGAAGACATCCAAGCAATCTTTGGCAACCAGATCGCAGTGGGTGACGGCGCCGACCGGACCCTTCGCTGTGTGTTGTTGAGCCGATTCGCGGACTCGCAGGATTTCCATGAATTCTGGGACCAGTCATTTCGCGACCCGACACTGACCGCCGCACGCGAATTCCAGTCGGTCCATCCCACCGGATGGCTATCGGTCTATACCGCCCCGGTCGTGGACACCAACGACCGACACCTGGGACGCATTGTGACTTTCGAAGACATTTCGAAAAAGAAACAGATCGAAGAAGAGTACCTGCAATCCCAAAAGATCAGCGCCATCGGACGGCTAGCCGGTGGCGTTGCGCATGATTTCAACAACGCGTTGCAGGTCATCGGTGCCCGGTTGGAACTGCTATCTTCGCTTGGCGCCGACGACGATCGGATTCGCGAACACTCTCAAGCAGCAACCATGGCGGTCGACAAGGCCAGCGAGATGAATCGTCAACTCTTGACGTTTTCGCGGCGAACGACGATCGAATCCAAGACACTTTGCACGGCGAATTTGATCCAAGAGACGGCCGAGATGCTTCGCAATACGTTCCAAGCGAACATCAACTTTCGCGTTTCCATTGCACCCGATCTGTGGCCGGTCGAATCCAATGCGGCTCAACTGCAACAGGTGCTGATCAACCTTTGCTTCAACGCTCGCGATGCAGCCAAACACGCGGTGGGGACGATTGAGTTGAGCGCTATCAACACTGTCCGCGAGGGGATTGGTGAATGCGTGCAGATTTCGGTGACCGACGACGGTGTCGGCATCGCGGCGGAAACCCTTCGCCATGTCTTCGAACCATTCTTCACGACCAAGGCGGTCGGTGAAGGAACCGGGCTGGGCCTTTCGACATCGCTAAGTGTTGTGGAACAACTGGGTGGCCGGATGACGTGCCAGTCCGATCTTGGCAAGGGCACGCGGATGGATGTCCATTTGCCAAGGTCCAAACGCAGCGTCGAAGAAGTCCCCATCGAATCAGCCAAGCCGCAACCCACGGCCGCCCGAAGTCAACGCATTCTGTTGGTCGACGACGACGAAGCGGTCCGCAAGTCGACATCCTTGCTGCTGACGAACCTTGGACACGAAGCCCATGTCGCCAATGGCGGCAAGCAGACGCTGTCCATCTTAGAAGACGATTCCAACTTTGATTTCATCCTGCTAGACCTGACCATGCCGGACATGTCAGGCCGCGAAACCCTGATCGAAATTCGCCGCCGATTGCCCGACATGCGAGTGATCATATGCAGCGGCTTTTCGGATGATGCATCCCACATCA
- a CDS encoding alpha/beta hydrolase yields MKTFAIQILASLMLLASSVASAQTSHHSVVKDVCTMTSQILGGERNYAIYLPPGYETSQRSYPVLYLLHGAGDDQTGWIQFGEVQHIADKAIADGVATQMVIVMPDADTGKRGYFNDIRGEWNYEDFFFDELIPHIESTYRVKADKRYRAVAGLSMGGGGAFMYAMHHPELFSSACPLSASTGSKNLDDAKARYNRPRRDESDAELEPVSDETIKAYVERHSALLLAENMPVDDLKSVRWYIDCGDDDFLYEGNSLVHIALRKRDVPHEFRIRDGGHRWSYWRSALPNVLQFVSESFHQN; encoded by the coding sequence ATGAAGACTTTCGCTATCCAGATCTTGGCATCACTGATGTTGCTTGCCTCTAGCGTTGCCTCGGCCCAAACCAGTCACCACAGCGTCGTGAAAGACGTCTGCACCATGACGAGTCAGATTCTGGGGGGCGAGCGGAATTATGCGATCTATCTGCCCCCGGGCTATGAAACGTCCCAACGCAGTTATCCGGTTTTGTATCTGCTGCATGGTGCCGGGGACGATCAAACCGGATGGATTCAGTTTGGTGAGGTTCAGCACATTGCCGACAAAGCGATCGCCGATGGGGTGGCAACGCAGATGGTGATCGTGATGCCCGATGCGGATACCGGCAAACGTGGGTATTTCAATGACATTCGCGGCGAATGGAATTACGAGGATTTCTTTTTCGACGAATTGATCCCGCATATCGAATCGACCTACCGAGTCAAAGCGGACAAACGCTATCGCGCCGTTGCGGGGCTTTCGATGGGAGGCGGAGGCGCCTTCATGTATGCGATGCACCATCCCGAATTGTTTTCCTCGGCGTGCCCGTTAAGTGCCAGCACGGGGTCGAAGAATTTGGATGACGCCAAAGCACGCTACAACCGACCGCGCCGTGATGAATCGGATGCCGAGCTAGAACCGGTCAGTGACGAAACTATCAAAGCCTACGTTGAACGGCACAGCGCACTTCTGTTGGCTGAAAACATGCCGGTGGACGATTTGAAAAGCGTTCGCTGGTACATCGACTGTGGTGACGACGATTTCCTTTACGAAGGAAACTCACTGGTCCACATCGCACTGCGAAAACGTGACGTTCCTCACGAGTTTCGAATCCGAGACGGTGGACACCGGTGGAGCTATTGGCGATCGGCGCTGCCGAACGTGTTGCAGTTCGTATCGGAATCGTTTCATCAGAATTGA